The genomic segment GAGAACCTTTGCACTTATTGATCAATTCTTGCCAACAGTACAAGACAGTATCACCTTTATTGATAATAgaattcaatttttcttttacgcTTGGTACCAGTTTAACACAGAAACAGCTTGTGTAACATATTCCTCCTTGGACATACATCAGACTTGACATAGCAAGAAATTGATGGCTTTTTAGTGATGTTGTTTACACATGCGGATTATAATAAGTAAATACTCTttccagaaaaagaaaaactcccCTTTAATTATTAGCTATAATTGGCAAACATTAATGAGCCAGATAAGAAGTTCGTCAGAATCAAATTTTAACAAGCAAACATATGAAGTATAGCTCACCAATAAGTAAGTTTGTGTTCTCCTTAAGTTTCTGCATCAAGGCCTTCACCTACGAATTTATGGCACAAATAAAGTATTAAACATACTACATGATCTGGACATGACTTGACCATAAACATATTATTAGTCAAGGAATCTCAAGTAATCATAAAGTGAAGAATAAATAATGACCAATAACCTTAACTGGAATTCTCTCAGGTAATCATATTCAATAAGATTATATGGCCACAGAAAGAGTCATCATATTACAGGTGGAAATTTTTAAACGGTGCTTGAAAGCATGTTTAGGCATAAAAGAACATGTAATTGAAAGAGTCAAAGATACCTCGTTTTGGCGTCTAAGCCCTTCAAATCTAAATGGCTTCAAAACTATAGCCACTGTTAATCCATTCCTGGACCTTACAGTTTCAAAAATATCAGCTGCAACAGTGTGGTACAAGCCATATCCTGCACTGGCCACCTAAAGAGAGGGGGAAGGGAAGGATAAAGGTTACATGTATCAAACAACTAGAATGAAAGCTAGCAAGAGTCATACATCTTATGATTTGCTTTTTGCATTAAATAATTAACCTTGCAAGGAATATAATGTTAACTCATGCCAGTCAGCTGTAAACTATCTACAACACATAATTACAGAATTTCATTTGATCAAGCAAGCATATCTCTTATGatgatgaataatgaatttAAGAATCTCAGTTGACTACTGCATGCTTCACAAAATCATCAGGTGAAAGGGATACAGCACACCACGTCACCTGGACACCCATGGATGCATATTACTACTACTGAAACAGAGGTTTTACTACAAGACTTTGAAGGTAAGGAATGTACAAACAAGAACAATAGTCTGTGAGCATGACTTCAAAAATACGGGAGCTTTGACAACTCTTGGATGAGATTCTGCAATAGATAGCCCaaaaattattagattttaatCACAGAGATCAATGAGAGATAtgtatgaaaatttaaattgaaattcacGAACAACACAAGGCACTTTACCCCCTTTTTccttcaatattttcttttcatcaaaAACTAAGCTTCATTTTTGGTTCTGAATTGTATATAATAAAGAATGAATTgtatataataaagaattaatCAAGAAGAATGTTTCgattaaacattttctcccaAAATACGCCTGCACGTGTCTCTGTATTAAAGTAGACAGAATATAATTATaggataaaaaataatcacaGTTATATTAAACCAAATGAAAACCTTCTTCAATTGATCTTTGTTGTAAATGCGCTTCTTCTGATTCTGTCATAAGGATACTCCTGCAGAAGATTCCAGAAGATCAAAAtgcaaaaacaacaaatataaatcaattccaGAAGAATTTAGATCGTTTTATCTGGAATGGAAGAAGTAATTTAGTAAATACATAAGTCATTTCCAGTGTACTCTGAAAGATGTTTTTAAAATACCACAAACTTTACTAACCcttgtaaattattttactttcttcaGACCGTGTAATTTAAGCCtaacttaatattataaaatcaatttataaagtAAGATTTACacttacatatatattataattttgaccTTATTTCTAGTCTATATGAGTTCTTCAACACCCCAACGCTACACCAAATATGGGACATCTCGAGCATCGGACTAGGGAGAACCCCATAGTGGATGACACGAGGCCCAGCACTTTGCAAGGACAAACTCTGAATGACTGTGAAACCATTTTAAGAAAGTGAGAtctaagtctaactcaaccttaTAAAATTGACTAGTAGAATGAGATTTACACACATTTATACACTGTAATAAATGAAACATATTGGAGATGACATTCCACTCCATTGATAGTCAAGGACAGATGCAGCAAAAGACCAAAACGCAAATAGCATAATTATCACGTGGAACGTTTAAGCATAGAAACacctttaaaaaatatatgtctTTCACCCCAAACAAGGTCTTAAAATGTGagtttaaatttaactaaatccCACAGCTAAGGAAATAAAGGTTGTTCCCCCACTGATATACTATTTTGAAGTTCTATATCGAGTAGTAGTGATATTGATATTGAAGGCATCAATTGCTATTGTTCACAGACAGAGTTTGATTAAACATGATACAAGACTGAGTGCCGAAAAATTAAGGAATCTTGAATTAAGGAATCTTGTGCACCAGTAAAATTGGGATCGAGTGACAAGATTTGTGAATAACCAAATAAAGCTTCTTGGGGTCAAGGCCCAAATTGGAGCgcaaataatcaaaattatgtATTGTGAATGTCAGTCTTGAGAAGATAAGACGTAAAATAATTCAGACAACTGATGAGTGAACGGAAAAATAAACTCAGAGAAAGTTAAATAACTATAAAGGAGAGTATAAAATTTCTGCTCAATGCATCACATAAACTTTAGGTAGGACACATACTCTTAAGTATATAATGTTATGTACTAACTATTAGTTATAGTCTTTGATCTAGTGGTAATTGTGACATGGTCACCTCACCTCTACCATAGGAAGTAAAATTTTCACTCCCAAAGCCAGGGATagaacaataacaaaatttcaCAACCTCTCATCACACGATGCTTGCTAAAAATCATTATAAGCTTTAATGATCCAACAGTAACAACACACTGATTTATTATCCTTTGCCATTATAGAAACCTACAAATAATTTGTATCAAAcgcaaataattttaattacttttctCTTTCCCGAACAAGCCTCCCGATGTAGATAAGGTTTATTACTTATTCAACTCTCCCTTGGGCttttaaagaaagaataaaagaagaagcaaaCACAGCCAAGAAGACACAAACCACACTTGGATCTCCGACTAAGGAATAGTCAGAAGCTCCATACACTAATCCGTACCAAAAATCAATTGAAAAACATCAAGAGTTCAAGAAAAACAACGTAATCACACGTAAACGACAACAGCTTCAAATTAACACTTCcgaaatgaaaatataaaacgcgaaaacattgaaaataaagtAGACCGTTACCAAAACCGCAGCAAAGGCAACTGAAACGGCGCGCTCAAGCAGAAATCAAAAATAGCGTCCTTCCTAGAACCAATGCCTATGACTTCGACGAAATCAGGTTTCGTTTCTCCGTTTTCGGTTCCACCGTAACCGTTCGACGACGAACATTTCTTCTCCGAACACATCTTGATCCGAACAAACAGTTTTGGCTCGGGAATCCAAGAGAAGCCATAATCGCCGCGACGAAGAGGAAAGGAGCAGCGGCTGCAGAGTTGATTAGAAGAAAATAGAATTAAGGAAGCATTAGAAACTGCTTTGAAGGTGGGGAAGGCAGAAAGCTCCATCTATAGTAGGGGAAAGCGTGGCACAGAAGATAAGGCTTCCATCAATGAATCATACCGTCTCCCGCTATGTGActctattttcttcttatttaagtacttaaattttttacgttttttaATTGAGTATCTATCGTATTTATTAGACGaatagtgtatatatatatatatatatatatatatatatatatatatatatatatatatatatatatatatatatatatatatatatatatataagtaataaaAGTTGGTTGTTCATTTACATCAATTCacattattgttttattgatcACAAAATATCGTATTAACATGACATgtgtaaacaaataaataaaataaccgTCGTATTATTTCATAAACAGAAAAATTAATAAGTAATAAAAGCTGTTTGTTCCTTTACATCAACTACAGTGTTGTTTTATTCATCACAAAATCTCGTATTAAGATGACATGTgagcaaataaataaaataaccgtcatattatttcataaacagaaaaattaataagtaataaaagttGGTTGTTGCTTTACATCAATTCACAGTGTTCTTTTATTGATCACAGTATCTCTTATTGACATCACATgtgtaaacaaataaataaaataactcgtGGTCATGGTATAGACTTAAAAGTTTATCCTCGGTTTTATGATATCCAAATGTTATAAGTATACGTGTTCACTTTAAATAGTATTGTCAAAATAGGTAATAGAGTAACTTAGTAATTTAGTAACTTAGTGAGACAATACTAATTTATTAACcattctaaaaaaatttaaactcgGTTCAATTAATTACATATGAGTGGATTAAACggattgatttatttaattataattttttttcaaattctaaaaaattataattcttttgtaatttaaatttaaataaatttatttttaaaatgatattaaacttcaaatatcatttaaaaaaatatatcatacaatccaaatgTAATCTAAAAgcaaacataaaaaacaaaaaaataagttattaatattgatcatttttgtgtcatttatccatttataatattagggctctcttaaaatttatttttctttatttcatctacaatataataaaaaatgttaattaataatattaaaacataaaataataaattattaaattaaattaggtgggttggtgaatCAACTcagctcaccacgggttcaacccgagTGAGCCGAGTTCTAAGTAAGACAGATTGAAAATTGACTCGTATAAAAAAGAGGGTTACTCCCTCCACTACCCCAACTACTACCTACATTTTTtcttattccaaaaataccctaggttaaaattttttaacttgtatcatttaactttatttacttttttttaaaactctaattCTGCAGCCCCCACccctcactttctctcttcctctcttcttcacACACAGAGCCCTCACCccctcactttctctcttctttgcACACACAGAGCCCCCGCCCATCCCTCTTTTTCTTCGTTTATTCTTCCCTTGCACATTTTTGTGGTTAAAACTtcctttttttgttctttttgtatATGTGTACTGTAAATGGATTGGATGTATGTGGTGTGTTGTTTAAGAGGAAGAATAAGAGAAACACGAAGGCTTGAACATATGTGGAAAATCCGTCCAGCCTTCAACGGATCTTGAGATCCGTCCACGGATGTCGAGATTCGTTGAAGGCTGAACGGATTTCCCACATTCATTCAAGCCTTCGCATTTcaactcttttaattttttttgtttagttttttttttgtagattttgATTTCTGAATAttgtaaatgtttatttgtgtagattttacataatttaataatttttataatattttttatgtataaaaaattaaacaaattgttAAAAGAGAAAGGTAAGGGACAGGGGCTGTcgaattagggttttaaaaaagtgaGGGGGTGGGAGATACGTTGTTCAACAGATCTTTTACGTTAACCCTCGTGAGAAAAAGCTTCTTTTAACTGCAGGACAAAACGAGAATAGGAAGGTGTAAGGAGTAacatgtggtggtggagggagtaactctcaaaaaaatacatttttttcatattaactCGACCCAAACTTATGGTAAACCGAATTGATTCGCGTATTCTAATcgattttgacaacactaactTTAAGTCATCTTCTTCACACTGAAACTCTTTTTCACATTATTTGTATGCTACAACTAATAGTTGTGCGTgctaaatgtttttaaaaaatcctAACAATCAtgtatttgatttatttttatagaaatcTCTATCAACCTTTGATTATAAGTAAcctgttttttttatattttattaaatctcATTACTAATATGTTTATTGACTGAATCTGAGAGACCGATCAATCCAATCACAGAacaattcatataaaataattccATCAATATAAATACGGGCCCATTAAGTACATTACTGATACTCCtttgtaataattaaataaaagaatcaTAGGAAATATAcctttattgattaattttgttCCTTAATATTATATGGACTAATCAGTTTCAGTTTCAAATTTGACCAATCAGTTGTATTAACGTTTTccagtaaattttttattcccAAGATTTGAACGTGAGGATTTAATGTGAAAATTCCAAATTcctattatattttaacaaaagcTTGTAAGTAATTTATGATTAGTAGTATGACAAGAACAAGTGACCTTTAAAGGTGCATTTCCTACTGCATGTAATTTCAATCTGCATCTCATAGGTGGTGCAGTGACTTGTTTACCGTAATATTCTTCACtttatcttgttattttttctttgttcgtgaacgaaatttcatttttttcaatggtTCTCCACTTATAACAGTGCATTTTTCACAgattttatcaaaatcaaaaaatatttatttaaaaacacatttgaaattgtgtaaatCGACCGGAATATAATCCAGGATAcagttttatatttcaaattttatatcttaaaataaaaaaattgatatttaacaTTATAAACTGTATAGTGCAAAATGTCTCAGGATTACACATTCCTTGTACACACCACTGAAAAATCTAAATCATAGGCtgaatttagaattttaaattttacaggATCGGAGGTTGAAATTATTCGGGGTGTAGAAAGAAATGTTCTGTTTGAAGAAAGTTACTCTCTCCCCACCACTTTATGCACCTTTCCATTCCTCTTTTAtcctttattaatatttaaaggaATATAAATATACGTTAATTCTTAAATGATTGTGAACATCGTCAACAGATATCAATATTCATTTTAGAAAAGTCGATATCCCTCGACTCACGTTGACATCcgtttgaaaatatatatgttaattcTCCCGTATAAAGTGTACACGCTCTGGTTCAGTAAGGTTTATGTGTCAACAGTCGTGAAATCTTTCGGACGAAGAACGAAAAGATTGAACAAGTCGGTCGTTAAAAACACCGTGAGGTTTATGCatcaataacaaaattatatgttttctCTTGAAATGGGCTTCTGAAATTTTACTACTGTGTTACTATTGATTAAAGGCGTGTGTTGAGGAGTTTATGATGAGATTTCCCTCCTCTTCCTAGCTCCAATTTCGAGGTTCTCTTTTTCTCTATTCAACTTTTCTTTTGGAAGTTTAAGATGAGATATAACACTTGTAATTTCGATTCCTAACCTCactgttatttatatttttattttttagtgttttctgcgcaatttaatttatactattGTCCTTCATTACTCCAATTCTATCTATATCTATGGAGTTTATGtgtgtcatatatatatatatatatatatataactggtTTGGTTGGGGAAATGGAGAATGATGTTGATGGATGtggaaatgaaaataaaggggattagagttttaaaaataaaaaataaaataagtaaaggtaaaaataaaaatgataagattgaaatttagaaaaaattgaGAAGGTGTAGGGAGAAGATGGGGTGGCGGAGGGAATAacattctaaattaaaatagtaaaagtaaaaattttaatctaaagatataattggaattaaagaaaattggggaggtgaaGGGAGAAGGGGTAGTGGTGCCCAGTGATAGGATTTGACACCGACCTCATTGGAGGCCCAAAACGCTTATTATGGACATGTTTATCTTTGAGGGTTACCCTTTCACCACCACAGGTTGCTTCCTgtattttcttaactttttttttttcaaaactgattttatttaaatatttattttttaattttacctatTTTAATCTAAAAGTCTAATCTAATCTCACTTCCTTTCACTTTTCTCTACAGCAGTCCCACACCCTCACATCACATaaacttctctttttcttcccttcctattttcatttttttattgtcgCAGCCTCACACCCCACTCcttcacaaaaaaattattttttcttttcactctcTTTTTCCTCTCCTCCTAATATTTCTcttatttgtgatttttgtttcCTCCTCCATTTCTGATGCTTCCATTGTCAATGAGTTAGCTCTAGAGATGGTTGGTTCGCGAAGAAGAGTGTGGTTCGTGGTTGATTTCGCCCCAAAAATGCTAGTATCTGTGTGCTGTTGTTCGAAAAATGTATAAGAAGCCAAACGCAAATGTCATAAGGGATATGGAAGATCCGTTCGACCTTCAATGGATCTTGATTTCTGTCGACAGATGTCAAGATCTGCTAAAGCTTGCATATCCGTTCAGATCTTCGTGTTtggcttcttttatttttttgttgttttattttattaattttatttttttgtataaatttttatgtgtaatatataattttagattttgaattatttattaattttattataattatttaatttattttaaaaaatttctgtATGAAAGAAATTCGTTCAAAGGCTAAACGAATCTTGACTTTTGTTGATATATGTCAAAATCCGTTGAAAGCCAAATGAATCTGTTGATTTGCAAGACAAAATAAGAGTGAAGAGGTGTAAAGAGTAACATGTGGTGGTAGAGGGAGTAACCCTCTTTATCTTTTAATTCGTTGGAGTTAATTGAAGATTTTGATTTAGTTCTCatcaatttcaaatatatttttaatttttgtaaacttaatttttatttgaaaaaattgtttttataatttaaattttaaaatttcaagttTTCATCTTTACTATCATgcttcataattatttatttacgtCTTTAACGGAATGTCAAACAGTCATCATAAATAACACGTGTTAATGCCAATGCAATAATATACTAACACTTGAAATCTctaacaaatttataaactttattatatttatcatccttaaaataaagggttaaatatgtttttcgtcccttaagtatcacacgattttgggtttagtccctactcgaaactttgatagtttttagtcctcatagttttaaaactcttactattagtccttaaaattggacggcgttaacttttagtagatgtggcaaacgacgAGGCCACGTCTTATGCCAATTTGCCTCTTCACTCTTTGTCACGTTGCTTGTGCTTGAGAACTTCGTTTGTCTTCTCCAGCAGAGCCTAGCCTCCATCGGACAAGCCACCGTGTCGAACCTTCCGCTTAGTCCAAGGCGTTGCCGGCGACACCAATCGCCACCGGGGCCATTGTTGCGGCGTCAATTTCTCCCTCTTTGCCTTTTCTCCGTGCGCATCCATGGCATTCCCAGAATCACCTGAAACTCAGACAAAACCAGAATCTCCTCTCAACCGGAACCTTTCCACACTCCCATTCCTCTTTCTCCACTCCAATGCAACAACATCAATCTCGTGTGAGTTTGGTTAtcttcaaaatttgaaattttgaattttttaaaaacaaaccTAACTACCTAACGTCACCATCACTAATTGCTATCTCTGTCGCCTTTAGCGCCATATCTGAGGACTCTGATGGCTTTATGGCTATTCAAACACACCCATTtcctcaaaatttgatttttgtaatgatatgttgttagttttgatttttggttcttttgttttgttttgatttatgTACATAATGGTGTATATAGTTCCTTaactgtttctttttttttcttttttgttttgcatGGTTGTTCTCCTTTTAGAATTAGAATTTTACCGAGTgacaatttctaaaataaaagtttgtttcGAGTTCAGCTTTAATGTTTTTAGTGCTGTTATCTGATCATGgttgaatttgatattttactGTGACAATTTGTGTAATAAAAGTTGTGTCAGATGTCAGTTTAACTGTTTTTAGCTTCAAACTTCAACGGGAATCAATATTTTGCTTTGAAAATTAGGGTGCTAAAAGTTTGTATTGAATTTCAGTATAACatagatttaaaattcaaattctgaTTAGAGAAGAACAGGGAAAGTTTGgtgttttgtgtgtttatgtttATGTGATTGAGTTTTGATAATTGTGGTTCTTCCAGTAACAATATATTTGGTTGTGCAGGAAATGGTGGCTTTGAAGAGGGCATATGCAGATGTAATTCTGAATACCATGAAGGAATCTGCAGGTCGGGTAATGGTGTCGGAAAAGAGAGCACCTTATGCATTTCTTTTGCTAATGCTAACAGTGATATaattcacctttttttttattttatcattctaTCTTGTAGTCAACTTACGCGCATGATTTGcatgttttagtttattaatttgcCTTGTTTTCAATTCCAAATACAGCAAAAACAAAgcaattattattttctaatcaTCCTTTTGTTTTGGCAAGTCAAAAGTTTTTGTCTGAGTTTCAGGTGATTATGGAAATGCCATGGATTAGCGTTTTATGGAATGCCATGGAGCACGTGTTGACGGCGCGGAACAGTGGACATTGGCAGCCGTCTGCTTCGTCGAAATGGGGATATTGGGCCGTGCCGAATCAGAGGAAGGGGAGACAAGTCCTCACGACTCTGACCTGTTGTCGAGGACGACGTCAGTGGTGACCATCTTGGATTGTGGCTCGCGGAGGCTGGGCTCTCTCAGGCGGCGATTGGTGGAGGAACCAGAGAGCTTCTCTCGCGCGCGGAGAAAAGTCAAGGAGGGAGAAATCGACGCCACGACCGACAATGGCCCCGGTGGCGATTGGTGTCGCCGGCGACGCCTTGGACTGAGCGAAAGGTCCGGCACGGCGGCTGGTCCGATGGAGGCTAGGCTCTGTTAGGCTCTGTCGGAGAAGACGAACGAAGTTCTCAAGCACaagcaacgtggcagagagtgaagaggcaAGCTGACATAAGACATTGGCGtagccgtttgccacatctactaaaagttaacgccgtccagttttaaggactaataataagagttttaaaactatgaggactaaaaactatcaaaatttcgagtagggactaaacccaaaatcgtgtgatacttaaaggacgaaaaacatatttaaccctaaaataaaaaaaaatatttcatattttttgcaacgttaaaacaaaaattattaccACCAGTACACATTTTATTAGTTTGCATAGTACGTATAAAACAATGTTTCATTTTAACATAGAAAATGGCTGTGCTTGGACGGCCATGGATGGATGCTAGTGTCATTTCAGCATAAAGAGACAACTATTACGGGCAACATCCCCGCCTACATTTAGCCGGCCAGAGCCTGTCCTTTACTGTAAactaaatttgttaaaaatatattatactcaCTTTTTCTAAAggacatatattttttaatcatattattcatatttaaacattattatcTCTTCACTGTTTGAAAATATTTAGAATAACTAATTTTGACGGaccttgatttttatttaataatttagttttgtaatttaaaaatgaaactacacaaaattaagattttaataaaattaaattgttttaatattttaaaagaaaatataaagatagATTAATCTATGGCGTGTTGTAGTTGAAAAATGAAGATTATCTGGCATAGTGGTGTTAGTATATAATTCACAACTGTTGCACTTACAGTATAATAATGAGCATGTTGCTGTCTAACAAGTTCTCTTTGGCACCTGTCACTTGAGGGGACTGGGAGGGTTGCATGGAGACCGATACTCTGTcggttttattttttagttttaactttTAGGAATTACaagtattataaataatatggtacaaaaaaaaagcaaaatatttaaaacagtgAGAGTctgtatattattaattttttagaagttttcttataaattaGTTGGAGAGttttcaaattgattttattaaatgaagagAACATATAAGAACACTTCAAATATATAACTAATTCCTAAATTGAAAACTGTGGGCTAAGAATCATTGTTGATCTTGATCATCATGGAGTCTATTGGTGTTGAAGGAGAGTACGAAAAGCTAAAGGCAATTTTTCTGCCTTTTATAACGCCGAGTCACCTCGTACCCGTCGTAGACATAGCCAGGATCTTCGCCATGCACGGCGTGGATGTCACCATAATCACCACACCAGCAAACGCCGCCGTTTTTCAGAGCTCCGTCGACCGTGACGCCAGCCGCCGTCGCTCCATTCGAACCCACCTTGTCAAGTTGCCGCACGTGCCGGGTTTGCCAGAAGGAGTGGAAACCATCAACGCAACCACTTCCAAAGACATAGGTGGAAAACTCTACGAAGCACTCAACAAGACCATCCAAACTCAATTCCAACAACTCTTGCATCAATACAAACCCGATTTCTTAGTCTCCGACATGTTCTACACTTGGAGTGTCGATGCTGCTGCTGAGTTTGGAATTCCGAGGCTCATATACGTCGGTGGAACTTACTTTGCTCACTGTGCCATGGACTCTCTCGAACGGTTTGAGCCTCACAAAAAGGTAGAGTCGGATGATGAGAGCTTTTTGATTCCTGGGTTGCCCTACAACATGGAGATGACGCGTTCACAGATACCTGCACGGTTCAAGAAACCCGATGACCCATTCTCCTACTTAATGAAGATGGTTAAGGAATCAGAGAAGAGGAGTTACGGGTCACTGTTCAAAAGCTTTTATGCGTTTGAAGGAGCTTACGAGGAACTCTACCGGAAAATCATGGGGACAAAGAGTTGGAACGTGGGACCCATTTCGTCATGGGTGAACCAAGATGCTTCCGATAAGGGTTCAAGGGGACACGGCAAAGAGGTGGaagaaggaagagagaaagtagGTTGGCTTGCTTGGCTTAATTCAAAGCAAAAGGGCTCTGTTGTGTATGTGTGTTTTGGGAGCATGAACAACTTCTCTGCCACACAGATTACGGAAATAGCCCACGGGCTTGAAGATTGTGGGCATGATTTCATCTGGGTGGTGAGAAAAATTGATGAGGACGAAAGTAGGGCTCTTGTGGAGGAGTTTGAGAAGAGGGTGGAAGCAAGCAAGAAGGGTTATCTGATATGGGGTTGGGCCCCACAACTTCTGATTCTGGAACATCCTGCTATCGGAGGTGTGGTGACTCATTGTGGGATGAACACAGTAATTGAAACTGTGGATGCGGGTTTGCCAATGGTGACATGGCCTCTTTTTGCGGAACAGTTCTTCAATGAAAGGTTGCTGGTGGATGTGCTGAAAATCGCAGTGCCAGTTGGAGCAAAAGAATGGAAAAGTTGGAGTGAGTTTGGGAATGAGATTGTTGAGAGGGAGAAGATAGCAAAGGCTATTTCTTTGTTGATGGGTGGAGGAGAAGAGTGTGAAGAAGTGAGAAGG from the Vigna angularis cultivar LongXiaoDou No.4 chromosome 3, ASM1680809v1, whole genome shotgun sequence genome contains:
- the LOC108325335 gene encoding soyasapogenol B glucuronide galactosyltransferase yields the protein MESIGVEGEYEKLKAIFLPFITPSHLVPVVDIARIFAMHGVDVTIITTPANAAVFQSSVDRDASRRRSIRTHLVKLPHVPGLPEGVETINATTSKDIGGKLYEALNKTIQTQFQQLLHQYKPDFLVSDMFYTWSVDAAAEFGIPRLIYVGGTYFAHCAMDSLERFEPHKKVESDDESFLIPGLPYNMEMTRSQIPARFKKPDDPFSYLMKMVKESEKRSYGSLFKSFYAFEGAYEELYRKIMGTKSWNVGPISSWVNQDASDKGSRGHGKEVEEGREKVGWLAWLNSKQKGSVVYVCFGSMNNFSATQITEIAHGLEDCGHDFIWVVRKIDEDESRALVEEFEKRVEASKKGYLIWGWAPQLLILEHPAIGGVVTHCGMNTVIETVDAGLPMVTWPLFAEQFFNERLLVDVLKIAVPVGAKEWKSWSEFGNEIVEREKIAKAISLLMGGGEECEEVRRRVKALSDVAKKAIKIGGSSYNSLKDVIQEMKSLKLEKLKKPVS